The Podospora pseudocomata strain CBS 415.72m chromosome 3, whole genome shotgun sequence genome window below encodes:
- the VAM6_1 gene encoding Vacuolar morphogenesis protein 6 (COG:U; BUSCO:EOG09260OCI; EggNog:ENOG503NY6X), with amino-acid sequence MLSAFTARPIIELKQRDKSKIESILAYGDRVLVGLNTGSLRIYRVNDIPPPSDPPNHPPSQTSTSQPSHDEPPPTPPPPQKPTDLLREVEKFSPRAIEQLAIIKGANTLVSLSNYTVSLHDLQTFSPIEAPLSKTKNASTFAVTSNVVQDPSTGVPEIISRLAVAVKRRLLLWSWQESELSPDVTEILLSESIRSLTWANATKIVCGMNGGFVIVDVETGSIEDIVGPGAIGTTGGGGGTGRFGSVSATGMSYMGLGSYIPKPLSTKLAEGGLLLAKDINTLFIDDSGRALEKHQIPWQSAPESIGYSYPYILALQPPVKGTLEVRNPDTLSLLQTISLPGAAALHFPPPTVSVQHTGKGFHVLSDRAVWKMEATDYDSQIDELVKNGRLDEAISVLGMLEDALLKNKTETMREVKMLKAEVLFKQKKYRESMDLFSEDEVDAPPERVLKLFPRIIAGDLSGVEEQEEQEEQQQQEEEEEEEKRKKKDDSDHEGSTVGKHSEPEVVASPPKAGGGGYLMGHRKQQLNPETASVASSRRTTQDDDAASVRGRSSEDHHAQEEKEKDLKNAVLELNSYLAGARARLQRVIDPATGKLKPRRARSEMLSASQTAAQEDLTLSSRQVDESELQLAAELQHTFKIVDTTLFRAFMYSRPQLASSLFRIPNFCDPDVVNERLVEHNRFNELVDFFYGKKLHREALNLLRKFGSCPEPDEAAPGLHGPQRTVGYLQGLPPEMIDVILEFSEWTLRKDPGLGMEVFLADTENAETLPRERVVEFLRGVDVALETRYLEHVVGELGDGTPEFHNRLVELFVVQLKEGKKKDGEWEGLMGRLVRFLRESRQYSLGRALSWIPKEGE; translated from the exons ATGCTGTCCGCATTCACGGCTCGGCCCATCATCGAGCTCAAGCAGCGGGACAAGTCCAAGATTGAGTCCATCTTGGCTTATG GCGACCGCGTGCTCGTCGGCCTCAACACCGGCTCCCTTCGAATCTACCGAGTAAACgacatcccaccaccatccgatcccccaaaccaccccccctcccaaacctccaccagccaaccCTCCCACGatgaaccaccaccaacaccaccaccaccccaaaaaccaaccgacctcctccgcgagGTAGAAAAGTTCTCCCCCCGCGCCATCGAGCAGCTGGCCATCATCAAAGGAGCCAACACGCTAGTCTCCCTCTCAAACTACACCGTCTCCCTCCACGACCTCCaaaccttctcccccatcgaagcccccctctccaaaacaaaaaacgcCTCCACCTTCGCCGTAACAAGCAACGTAGTCCAGGACCCGTCAACAGGCGTCCCAGAGATCATCTCCAGGCTCGCCGTGGCTGTAAAACGCCGGTTGTTGCTCTGGTCATGGCAGGAGAGCGAGCTATCCCCCGATGTGACCGAGATACTACTCTCGGAATCAATCCGGTCACTAACCTGGGCAAACGCCACCAAGATCGTCTGCGGCATGAACGGCGGGTTCGTCATTGTAGACGTGGAGACGGGAAGTATAGAGGATATCGTCGGGCCAGGGGCGATCGGGAcgacgggaggggggggtgggacgGGACGTTTCGGGTCGGTGAGCGCTACTGGGATGTCGTATATGGGATTGGGGAGTTACATCCCTAAGCCGCTGTCTACCAAGCTCGCGGAGGGCGGGTTGTTGCTCGCAAAGGACATCAACACTTTATTCATTGACGATTCCGGGAGGGCGCTGGAGAAGCATCAGATCCCGTGGCAGTCTGCGCCCGAGTCGATCGGGTACAGCTATCCATACATTCTGGCTCTGCAGCCGCCGGTGAAGGGGACGCTGGAGGTGCGCAACCCTGACACGCTGAGTCTACTGCAGACGATCAGTCTCCCTGGTGCGGCGGCTCTGCACTTCCCCCCACCGACGGTTAGTGTCCAGCACACGGGCAAGGGATTCCACGTCCTGAGCGATAGGGCAGTGTGGAAAATGGAAGCGACGGATTACGACTCGCAGATTGAcgagctggtcaagaacGGGAGGCTGGACGAAGCGATCAGTGTGCTCGGCATGCTGGAGGACGCCTTGTTGAAGAATAAGACTGAGACTATGAGGGAGGTCAAGATGCTAAAGGCGGAGGTGCTGTTTAAGCAAAAGAAATACAGGGAGTCGATGGACCTGTTCAGTGAAGACGAGGTGGATGCCCCGCCGGAAAGAGTCTTGAAGTTGTTTCCCAGGATTATTGCGGGGGATTTGTCGGgtgtggaggagcaggaggagcaggaggagcagcagcagcaggaggaggaggaggaggaggagaagaggaagaagaaggatgattCTGATCATGAGGGGAGTACAGTTGGGAAGCACTCGGAGCCGGAGGTTGTcgcctctcctcccaaggctggcggggggggg TATTTGATGGGACATCGGAAGCAACAGCTTAATCCTGAGACTGCTTCTGTCGCCTCTTCGCGGCGGACAACACAGGATGATGACGCGGCTAGTGTTAGGGGGCGATCAAGCGAGGACCATCACGcacaggaggagaaggaaaaggattTGAAGAATGCGGTTCTGGAACTGAATTCATATCTTGCTGGTGCCAGGGCGAGGTTGCAGAGGGTGATTGATCCTGCTACGGGGAAACTGAAGCCGAGGAGGGCCCGGTCGGAGATGctctccgcctcccagaCGGCTGCTCAGGAGGATCTGACGCTTTCTTCGCGGCAGGTGGATGAGTCGGAGTTGCAGCTCGCGGCGGAGCTGCAGCACACATTCAAGATTGTGGACACGACGCTGTTTAGGGCGTTCATGTACTCGCGTCCGCAGCTGGCGAGCTCGCTGTTTCGGATACCGAATTTTTGCGATCCGGATGTGGTGAatgagaggttggtggagcATAATCGATTCAATGAGCTGGTTGACTTTTTCTATGGCAAGAAGCTTCATCGGGAGGCGTTGAATCTCTTGAGGAAGTTTGGGAGCTGTCCGGAGCCGGATGAGGCGGCGCCGGGCTTGCATGGGCCGCAGAGGACGGTGGGGTATCTGCAGGGGTTGCCGCCGGAGATGATTGATGTTATCTTGGAGTTTTCCGAGTGGACGCTGAGGAAGGAcccggggttggggatggaggttTTTTTGGCGGATACGGAGAATGCGGAGACGTTGCcgcgggagagggtggtggagtttttgaggggggttgatgtggcGTTGGAGACGAGGTATTTGGAGCATGTCgttggggagctgggggatgGGACGCCCGAGTTTCATAATCGGTTGGTGGAACTGTTTGTGGTGcagctgaaggaggggaagaagaaggatggggagtgggaggggttgatggggaggttggtgaggttttTGAGGGAGAGCAGGCAGTATAGCTTGGGGAGGGCGTTGAGCTGGATTCCGAAGGAGGGTGAGTAA
- the VAM6_2 gene encoding Vacuolar morphogenesis protein 6 (COG:U; EggNog:ENOG503NY6X): MLMMATDPSFYEAHAVVLSNMGQHRQALVIYVFKMKDYAKAEEYCNHIHKTQDLPPSSSPDQNDTDNTDQPSIYHTLLSLYLRPPRPHKPNLGPALDLLSKHGSRLPATSTLSLVPDDLPVAQLESYFRGRMRSANSMVNETRVVAGLRRTSHLAAQALLYLGDGIPGGQAGRNRRVVVGEERMCGGCHKRPMSPGSVRSGDGGGLKNWGRV, from the exons ATGCTAATGATGGCGACAGATCCCTCCTTTTATGAGGCTCATGCGGTGGTTCTCAGCAACATGGGACAGCACAGGCAGGCGCTGGTGATATATGTCTTCAAGATGAAGGACTATGCCAAGGCAGAGGA ATACTGCAACCACATCCACAAGACACAagacctccccccctcttcgTCTCCTGACCAAAACGACACCGACAACACTGACCAGCCCTCCATCTACCACACCCTCTTGTCACTCTACCTTCGCCCACCCAGACCTCACAAGCCCAACCTTGGACCTGCGCTGGATCTCCTCTCAAAACATGGCTCCCGTCTGCCAGCTACTTCGACCTTGTCGCTTGTGCCAGATGATCTGCCTGTCGCGCAACTGGAATCGTATTTCCGCGGCAGGATGAGGAGCGCGAATTCAATGGTCAACGAGacgagggtggtggctgggctgaggaggacgagcCACTTGGCGGCGCAGGCGTTGTTGTACCTGGGAGATGGGATACCGGGGGGTCAGGCGGGGAGGAACAggagggtggttgttggggaggagaggatgtgtGGGGGGTGTCATAaaag gCCGATGAGTCCGGGGAGTGTCAGGtcgggggatgggggggggttgaagaattgggggagggtttga
- a CDS encoding hypothetical protein (EggNog:ENOG503P8DB; COG:S), with protein sequence MSNPAAITATYTSETNAPFTLSLPQTTPTSTGAVKAKQQSLSQLRDSVHSLQATINKELTQRMEEDNARAGTAAVDKKEEENYGEEVVEED encoded by the coding sequence ATGTCAAACCCAGCCGCCATCACAGCCACCTACACCTCCGAAACCAAcgcccccttcaccctctccctcccccaaacaacGCCCACCTCGACCGGTGCGGTAAAAGCCAAGCAGCAATCCCTCTCCCAGCTCCGGGACTCGGTCCACTCTCTCcaagccaccatcaacaaggaGCTCACCCAAAGAATGGAAGAAGACAACGCCCGCGCCGGAACAGCTGCGGTGGacaagaaagaggaggagaactacggagaggaggtcgtcgaggaggatTGA
- a CDS encoding hypothetical protein (COG:S; EggNog:ENOG503NYK3) — protein sequence MQPSRSTGTPGSFSPLPGGSSPDLPRPRPPPPSRRQESATSTSTADDLNIPKARAAAAPSPTPIYTSFTNNSSTTSLQNFSRPTLSTAAAAAAAARSYSPATAETISRNGPSPLTLPPSSSATSPAASSTFSSRVVSHARKNSQNAGMFEPTLPSTSTSNLSQVVVGLHHQPSPKISPTPPHREMSASQIAAQAAVMSHQQNQQQQQQQQQQQRNQSPHNRQRSSTLPMPNSSETEPPPPPAKRVSGGPTTMNPPPPPPVLSLTEASGPRENAFGGQTYHNGLLGNHTLAATAAANLVFPRSAQTSPGLQQSSMPPPPPPASEKPPKPEKSKVPKLFSRPVKIGSSKSSSDVKEKPLPSPGKGGLPHPFAGLQRGNFSTTSLESMTTTMTTTTTGGQQQGGGGLYSLSNSSVATIRPAGEEGSKEKEKEKRHHFLSRQKNKLKDEYHLPLSSAMSNSRPTDPSAPSSLYNFNIPQSPMAGSVGGFKSGLDLRHGGRALREKKNKTAASEEKGDDASSSGVGSEWPGGGGSVISGGGGSGGGGGGSSSVTAPSLYLNEPFDSHKYGLNNMTHDDAWPFLKAKLLVVFEAEDLRLPVEDINRVVTMHIQWCLLRRSPNLIVDDLRELLTTGFSSLDQTLRKTPEDKLIPLLVELWIFTFTVILPYMQAVFLPLDLEFAGNGPLMTAEQARDFWGGVPTSSTTKSSPPGSEPAVSPASSVLEVRRLVLLAFRDIVILPRYDTLKSMFSRLSLEFLPQILASNALASPPLPIPSPGFHNQGIAFQLSGSPGGGGGSDAYLVSSSSLPTALKGSAPLDPATASYNSTTTTLFGEGSIAGNRSRAISNVSYGSDGAVTNQFSRPFTPSSLNALGVAGGVGAGVGGASVLSSGLAAMTHAPPPPSGVHHSLRDQNVEDSKQVTELGGRMLQCMSVLASIGVGGGIGEGQQEEEEGNRKVEELGKLLKLNWLGRGRTGRNRRGLVGGRVKRGGMGLGLGIEGGIREEGVVGRG from the exons ATGCAGCCATCCAGATCCACAGGGACCCCAGGGAGCTTCTCACCCCTTCCTGGGGGGTCCAGTCCCGACCTGCCACGaccgagaccaccaccaccatcacgacgGCAAGAGTCGGCGACGTCGACGTCCACAGCCGACGACCTGAACATACCCAAGgcccgcgccgccgccgcgccGTCGCCCACGCCCATCTACACCAgcttcaccaacaacagcagcaccaccagcctaCAAAACTTCTCACGACCTACCCtatccaccgccgccgccgccgccgccgccgcccggtCCTACTCTCCCGCCACCGCAGAGACAATATCACGAAACGGGCCCTCACCCTTGACACTcccgccctcgtcgtcggcaacatccccagcagcatcatccaCCTTTTCGTCAAGGGTCGTCTCCCACGCGCGCAAGAACTCGCAGAATGCGGGCATGTTTGAGCCTACTCTACCCTCAACCAGCACCTCGAACCTCTCCcaagtcgtcgtcggcttgCATCACCAGCCCTCTCCCAAAATAAGCCCGACGCCTCCTCACAGGGAAATGTCAGCGAGCCAAATCGCCGCCCAAGCGGCAGTGATGAgccaccagcaaaaccagcaacaacaacaacaacaacaacaacaacaaagaaaCCAATCCCCCCACAACCGCCAACGATCATCCACCCTACCAATGCCAAACTCATCAGAaacagaaccaccaccccccccagccAAAAGAGTAAGCGGCGGACCGACAACAAtgaaccccccaccaccaccaccagtccTTAGCCTCACCGAAGCGAGCGGTCCGAGAGAAAACGCCTTTGGGGGGCAGACATATCACAACGGGTTACTAGGAAATCACACGCTcgccgcaacagcagcagccaaccTCGTCTTTCCCCGATCGGCGCAAACCTCCCCGGGTCTACAACAATCCAGcatgcctcctccccctcccccagcgaGCGAGAAACCCCCCAAGCCGGAAAAATCCAAAGTCCCCAAACTCTTCTCCCGCCCCGTCAAAatcggcagcagcaaaagcagCTCCGACGTGAAGGAGAAGCCGCTGCCCAGTCCAGGCAAGGGGGGTCTGCCCCATCCGTTTGCGGGGTTGCAGAGAGGAAACTTCAGCACCACGAGTCTGGAgtcgatgacgacgacgatgacgacgacgacgacgggggggcagcagcaggggggtggggggttgtaCAGTCTGTCCAATTCGAGTGTGGCGACGATACGTCctgctggtgaggaggggagcaaggaaaaggaaaaggagaagaggcacCATTTCTTGTCGAGGCAGAAAAACAAGTTGAAGGATGAGTATCATTTGCCATTGAGCTCGGCGATGAGTAATTCGAGGCCTACGGATCCGAGCGCGCCGAGTAGTTTGTATAATTTCAACATACCGCAGAGTCCGATGGCGGGATCGGTTGGGGGGTTTAAGAGCGGGTTGGATTTGAGGCACGGGGGACgggcgttgagggagaagaagaataagACTGCTGCgagcgaggagaagggggatgaTGCTAGTAGttctggggttgggagtgAGTGgcctggaggaggcgggagtgTTATTTcgggcgggggaggatcagggggagggggaggagggtcgaGCAGTGTTACGGCGCCGAGTTTGTATTTGAACGAGCCGTTTGACAGTCACAAGTACGGGCTGAACAACATGACGCATGATGATGCGTGGCCGTTTCTAAAGGCAAagttgttggttgtgtttgAGGCGGAGGATTTGAGGTTGCCGGTGGAGGATATCAACCGGGTGGTGACGATGCATATACAGTGGTgcctgctgaggaggagtccGAATTTGATCGTGGACGATTTGAGGGAGCTGTTGACGACGGGGTTTTCGAGTTTGGATCAGACGTTGAGGAAGACGCCGGAGGATAAGCTGATTCCGTTGCTGGTGGAGCTTTGGATCTTCACTTTTACTGTGATCCTGCCCTATATGCAGGCGGTTTTCTTGCCTCTGGATCTGGAGTTTGCGGGGAATGGGCCGTTGATGACGGCGGAACAGGCGAGGgatttttgggggggtgtaCCGACCTCTTCCACTACCAAGTCATCACCTCCGGGGTCGGAACCGGCCGTCTCCCCGGCTTCGTCGGTGCTTGAGGTCAGGAGGTTGGTCCTCCTTGCTTTTAGGGATATTGTCATACTGCCTCGGTACGACACCCTCAAGTCAATGTTCTCTCGTCTGTCCCTCGAATTCCTCCCCCAGATTCTGGCGAGCAAtgccctcgcctccccaCCGCTGCCGATTCCAAGCCCGGGATTTCACAACCAGGGGATTGCCTTCCAGCTGTCTGGCTCGccagggggtgggggtgggagtgatGCCTACTTGGTGTCGAGCAGTTCGTTACCGACAGCGCTGAAGGGGAGTGCCCCGCTTGATCCGGCGACTGCGTCTTAcaattccaccaccaccaccctgttTGGGGAGGGTTCCATCGCTGGTAACCGCTCCCGCGCCATATCCAACGTTTCGTACGGAAGCGACGGCGCGGTAACGAATCAGTTCTCGAGACCGTTCACACCCTCGAGCCTCAACGCGTTGGGTGTGGCGGGCGGGGTCGGGGCTGGGGTGGGCGGTGCGTCGGTTTTGTCTTCTGGTctggcggcgatgacgcatgcaccgccgccgccgtccgGGGTTCATCACAGTCTTAGGGATCAGAATGTGGAGGACAGTAAGCAGGTTACCGAGttaggggggaggatgttgcAGTGTATGTCTGTGTTGGCGTCgattggggttgggggtgggattggggaggggcaacaagaagaggaagaagggaacaggaaggtggaggagttggggaagttgttgaagttgaattggttagggagggggaggacggggaggaataggagggggttggttgggggacgggtgaagaggg gggggatggggttggggttggggattgaGGGGGGGATtagggaggaaggggttgttgggcgaggttga